The sequence CTGAGCGTCTTCTGCTCCGTCGCGAGTATTATGGTAATACAGAGTTTTCACTCCAAATTTATACGCAGTTAGCAAATCTTGCAATAATTGCTTCATTGGTACTTTACCGGCAGGGAAACGGGACGGATCGTAATTAGTATTGGCAGAAATGGCCTGATCGACGAATTTCTGCATCACACCCACCAAGTGCAGGTAACCTTCGTTGCTAGACATTTCCCAAAGCAACTCATATGCTTCCTGCAAACGTATTGACTCAGGTACTACTTGGCGCAGAATGCCGTCTTTTGATGCTTTAATACTAACCAGTCCGCGCGGTGGCTCGATGCCATTTGTGGCGTTAGAAATCTGCGATGATGTTTCAGACGGCATCAGCGCAGACAGGGTTGAGTTGCGTAAGCCGTGCTGCTTAATATTCTCGCGCAGTGCTTCCCAGTCATAATACAGTGGTTCGCTAACGATACTGTCGAGATCCTTTTTGTATGTATCGACGGGCAAAATACCTTGCGCATAGGTGGTCTCGTTGAACAATGGGCAAGCACCGCGCTCACGAGCAAGATCGTTGGAAGCCTTCAACAGATAGTACTGCATGGCTTCAAACGTGCGGTGAGTCAGATTATTAGCGCTACCGTCAGAGTAGCGTACGCCATTCTTGGCTAAATAATAGGCGAAGTTAATTACGCCCACGCCTAGAGTACGTCGTCCAAGAGCGCTACGCTTGGCGGCTGGTACCAAGTATTTCTGGTAGTCTAGCAGCGCATCTAGAGCACGCACTGCAAGCGTCGCTAGATCATGTAGATCATTAAGACTATCGATTGCACCTAGGTTGAAGGCAGATAGGGTACACAGGGCAATTTCTCCGCTGTCATCGTTAACGTCTGCTAGCGGTTTGGTTGGCAAGGCGATTTCCAGACAAAGGTTTGATTGGCGTATTGGCGCCACCACTGCGTCGAACGGACTGTGGGTATTACAATGATCCACGTTCTGTACATAAATGCGACCGGTGGAAGCACGCTCTTGCATTATCAGTGAAAAAAGTTCTACCGCCTTTACACGGCGGTGCCTGATGCTAATGTCCTGTTCATACAATGTATACAATCGCTCAAATTCATCCTGATCAGCGAAGAATGCTTCATACAGTCCTGGTACGTCTGATGGGCTAAATAATGTGATGTCCTCACCATTTACTAGGCGCTGGTACATAAGTTTGTGCAGTTGCACGCAATAATCCATATGGCGTACCCGGTTAGCTTCAATACCGCGGTTATTTTTTAGCACTAACAGGCTTTCAATTTCTAGATGCCATATGGGGTAGAACGAAGTGGCAGCTCCTCCGCGCACGCCGCCCTGAGAGCAGGATTTAACAGCGGTCTGAAAATGTTGATAGAAAGGAATACAGCCGGTATGGAAGGCCTCTCCGCCGCGTATTGGGCTACCAAGCGCGCGGATACGGCCGGTATTAATGCCAATCCCGGCGCGCTGCGAAACGTATTTGACAATCGCGCTTGCGGTCGCGTTAATAGAGTCAAGGCTATCGCCGCATTCGATTAGCACGCAAGAACTGAACTGACGGGTTGGAGTACGTACGCCTGACATAATCGGAGTTGGCAGTGAGATTTTAAAGGTCGAAATGGCGTCATAGAACCTTTTGACGTAGTCCAAGCGTGTCGTGCGCGGATAGCTGGAAAATAGGCAGGCTGCCACTAGCACATAAAGAAACTGGGCGCTCTCATAAATTTCGCCGGTAACCCGATTTTGCGCCAGATATTTTCCTTCTAGCTGTTTAACTGCAGCATAGGAGAAGGTCATATCGCGCCAGTGATCGATAAATCCTTCCATCTGATCGAATTCGCAGGTGCTGTAGTCCATTAGCAAATGTTTATCGTATTTATTCATCGCGACCAGTCGCGATACATGATCATATAGTTTCGGCGGCTCAAACCGGCCGTAGGCTTTTTTTCGCAAATGGAATACAGCCAGCCTTGCTGCTAGATACTGGTAGTCTGGCGCCTGTTGCGAAATCATATCAGCAGCGGCTTTGATGATGGTGTCATGGATATCGGCGGTTTTTATACCGTCGTATAACTGGATATGGGAACGCAACATCACCTGGGAAACAGAGATGTTTTCCAGGCCTTCGGCCGCCAAGTCTATGACCCGGTGAATTTTATTTAGGTTAATGGTTTCCTGACTTCCGTCGCGCTTTGTGACTAGCATACTCTGGTTCATGCAGCTTTATACCTGTCTCGGTGATCCGCAAACGCCCTGCTGGCATGCAGGCAATAGCGACTGGCAAGAGGCAAATCACTATAAAACATATTCGTTAACTTGGTTAATATGTTTTATAGTGATAAAGCCAATGCAATGCAAGTGAGTAACGGGCCAAGTTTGGTAGTTTTGTATAAACGTTTAGCAATCAATCTACTCAGCCACTCGCTAGTTAATCCACCAAACCCATATAGCCAAACCTGATAGTTTCTTTAGCGTGATAGTGTGCAGTGTAAAACCATACCTTTTAGTCCAATTTAACTACGCAAATGTTGACGATAGCCATTAATTAAACGAGATCGTGCGAGGAAGAATACAATCAAGCACCATAATAATCCGATTGAATTGATGTAGTGTAGTGCTGTTGTCCTTGAATGTTCCTCACAAGTGATGGAGTATCGTGTGTTAGCTGAGTGTGAGAACCGGCAGCATGAGCTGATTAGCACATGATTACTGTATTACTACTACATTACTGTATTACTACTATGTGCCTTGAAACAGTAAATTTTTATAGGTGAGAAAGTAGGTGAGAAAGATGGTATACTGTAACAGCTTTAAATCCGGGTGGGTATAAGCTGCATTAAGCAGAAGGATAGCGGTTCTATGAGCAACCTTGCTAAAGAAATTACACCAGTAAATATCGAAGAAGAGCTTAAACGTTCTTATCTTGATTACGCCATGTCAGTAATTGTTGGACGGGCGTTGCCGAATGTACGGGACGGACTTAAACCCGTACACCGTCGCGTGTTGTTTGCAATGAATGTTCTCGGTAATGACTGGAATAAATCCTATAAAAAATCTGCCCGTGTAGTGGGCGACGTAATCGGCAAATATCACCCTCACGGGGATATGGCTGTCTACGATACTATTGTGCGGATGGCACAGCCATTCTCACTTCGTTACCCGTTAGTGGATGGTCAGGGTAATTTCGGTTCCGTTGATGGTGACTCAGCTGCTGCAATGCGTTATACCGAAGTCCGCATGTCAAAAATTGCACACGAATTGCTGGTAGATCTGGACAAAGATACCGTCGATTATGTGCCGAACTATGATGGTACCGAGCAAATACCCGATGTCCTGCCGACTAGGATACCAAATCTGCTGGTGAACGGTTCTACCGGCATCGCGGTAGGAATGGCAACTAGCATTCCGCCACATAATCTTTCGGAGGTCATAGATGGCTGTCTGGCCTATATTGCTGATGAGAACATCAGCGTCGAAGGTCTTATGTCACATATTACGGGGCCAGACTTCCCAACAGCAGCTAGCATCAATGGCCGGCGCGGCATAGAAGATGCTTACCGCACCGGTAGAGGCAAAATATACATCCGCGCGCGCGCTGAAGTAGCCACAGAAACCAAGACCGGACGCGAAATTATCATTGTGTATGAAATCCCTTATCAGGTTAATAAAGCTAACTTGATTGAAAAAATATCAGAGCTAATAAAAGAAAAACGCGTTGAGGGCATCAGTGGTCTGCGTGATGAATCCGACCAAGACGGTATGCGCATCGTCATTGAAATTAAACGCGACACAGTAGGTGAAGTGGTACTTAACAAGTTGTACTCTATGACACCGCTACAAGTTTCTTTTGGTATCAATATGGTGGCGCTGCATCATGGTAAGCCGAAGATACTTTCGCTGAAGGACATTTTATCAGCATTTGTACGTCACCGCCGCGAAGTTGTAACCCGCCGGACCATTTTTGAGTTACGCAAAGCCCGAGAGCGCGCACATATACTAGAAGCTATAGCAGTGGCGCTGGTTAATCTTGACTCAATGATCGATCTGATTCGCCAAGCGACGACGCCAGCAGCCGCTAAGACCAACCTGGTAGCGCGTTCATGGGAGTTATTCACTGTTGCCGATATGCTGAAGTCCACCGTCGATACCGCTCGTCCCGAATGGCTGGAGCCAAAGTACGGAATTTACAATGGGCAATATTACCTGACCGAGCAGCAGGCCCAAGCAATTTTGGATCTGCGCCTGCAAAAACTAACGGGTCTGGAATACGCAAAACTGCTTGATGAATACAATTTGCTGTTGACAAAAATAGCTGAACTAATCCTTATTCTGCAACATTCAGACCGCTTAATGGAGGTGATTAGTAAAGAACTGATCGCTCTCAAAGAGCAGTATAACGATACGAGACGCACAAAAATCATTGCCAATAACTCGGATATCAAGATCGAAGATCTGATCAGCCAAGAAGATATGGTGGTTACCTTGTCCCATCATGGCTATGTTAAATCTCAGCCTATTACGGAATATAAAGCACAGCGACGCGGCGGCAAAGGCAAGTCAGCTGCTAGTATCAAGAAAGGTGACTTCATTGACCGTTTGCTGATAGCAAACACTCACGAAACGATATTGTTATTCTCTAACCGTGGAAGAATGTACTGGCTGAAAGTATACCAGCTGCCGGAAGCGAGACGCAGTGCGCGCGGTCGGCCAATAGTTAATCTGTTGCCGCTGGAGTCAAATGAACGTATCACCGCTATTTTACCAGTGCGTGAATATCAATACGGATACCATATTTTCATGGCGACCGCCAACGGCACCGTAAAAAAAACGTCTGTCATTAATTTTCGTCGCCAGCGGAGCACTGGGATTACCGCCATCAATCTTAACCATGGTGATGAGCTGATAGGAGTTGACTTGACCAATGGCAATGACGACGTCATGCTGTTTTCCACCCATGGTAAGGTGGTGCGTTTCCCGGAAACACAGGTACGCAGTATGGGACGGACCGCGACAGGTGTCTTGGGTATTAATCTTGCTGAAGACGACCGGGTGGTGTCACTGATTGTGCCACGCAGCAGCAAGGGTACTATCTTGACGGTAACACAGCACGGCTATGGTAAGCGCACCGTCCCGGCGGAGTATCCTACCAAGTCACGCGCTACCCAGGGAGTTATATCCATCAAGGTGAGCAAACGCAACGGTGAAGTAGTGGGAGCGGTGCAGGTAGAGGACTATGACCAGATCATGATGATCACCAACACCGGTAATTTAGTGCGAATGCGGGTTTCCGAAGTAAAAATTGTCGGTCGTAACACCAATGGAGTGACGCTGATACGCACTGCTCAGAATGAAAACGTGGTTGGACTGCAGCGCATCGCCGATATCCTGGAAGATACGGCGCTAGATTCGGTTGTAAGCAGCCAGAATGCGTTGCTGGATTACGAACTTACGGAAGCAGCTTATAATTCTACCATGGCTGAAGGCTTATGCGGTGACTATGATGTCGAAGGTTGATGTCGCAGGTTTATGCTGATAGCACAGCGGCTGGCAACGAGCCGGCTAGTAATAAAAACCAGATTAATTAAGTCGATGATTGTTAATCCTTAAATAAAGTCAAACGTTAAACAACCTCAGAATACTATTATGCTGACCGTTAGCGAAAAATTTTCGCCACGCGGCCGTGTGAGAGAACAACATGTCTACGGTTAAATACAGTAAATTAATCATATTAGGTTCAGGACCGGCAGGCTACACCGCGGCGTTGTATGCTGCGCGTGCTAATCTAAATCCAGTGTTAATCACTGGTATGGAGCAAGGTGGACAGCTCACTACTACCACCACAGTGGAAAACTGGCCTGGTGACCCAGAAGGACTGACCGGTACGCTGCTGATGGAGCGCATGTACGCCCATGCTAAAAAATTTAACACGGAAATAATTGTAGACCACATTACGCAGGTGGCGCTACAGAACCGGCCGTTCAGCTTGGTGGGTGATAGCGGTGAATATACTTGCGATGCCCTCATTATCGCAACAGGCGCTTCCGCGCGTTATTTAGGTTTACCATCCGAGGAAACTTATAAAGGGAAAGGGGTGTCTGCCTGCGCCACCTGCGATGGATTTTTTTACTGTAATCAGAAAGTAGCGGTAGTCGGCGGTGGCAATACCGCCGTTGAGGAAGCACTGTATCTGGCAAATATCGCTAAGGAAGTGCATGTAATTCACCGTCGTGATACCTTCCGTTCTGAAAAAATTCTGATCGAACGACTGATGGATAAGGTCAATAACGGCAATATATTTCTGCATACTAATTGTACGTTGGAAGAAGTGCTAGGCGACGATATAGGTGTCACCGGCGTGCGGTTGAAAGACGTGCTAAGCAATGCCTGTGAAGAGCTAGCGGTCAACGGGGTATTTATTGCGATCGGTCATCGCCCCAATACAGCCATCTTCGGCTCCCAGCTTGCTCTGCAAAATGGTTACCTACTGGTGCAGTCTGGTATTAACGGTAACGCTACTTCTACTTCAATTCCAGGCGTTTTTGCTGCCGGCGACGTTATGGACCATCACTACCGCCAGGCGATTACTTCTTCTGGTACTGGTTGTATGGCAGCACTGGATGCTGAACGTTATCTCGACGGACTAGCTTAGAACTGCTTTCTATGACGTTGTAACGCAGTGGTGCGTGAGGTAAATGAATCAGAATAGACACCAAATCATAGTATGCTGGCTAAGATCGCAAAGCAAGCTGGTAAAATGGTGGCTACATCTTTCTGTGCTGCTCGGCATGTTAAGCTCGTTAACTATTGTTGCCCAAGCCTGGGTACTAGCCGCTTTACTACAAGCGGTAATCATAGCTAATCCTACCAGCGGAAGAAGCCTGACCGGCAACTTGATCGTTCTAATGTTGTTATTCACATTGCGCGCTGTGATCAATTACAGCCGTGATCAAGTTGGCTTTATTGCAGGTAGTTTGCTGCGCCGCCAAATCCGTGCACAGGTACTGAACCGCCTTGAGCGTATGGGGCCAATCTTGATCCGTAGTAAGCCCGCCGGCAGCTGGAGCAGCATGCTTATTGAGCAGATAGAAAATCTGCATGACTTTTACGCCCGTTATGTGCCACAAATGTGGCTTGCAGTTCTGGTTCCGCTAATAATTCTTGTCGTGGTATTTCCCACTAATTGGGCCGCGGGTCTTATTCTGTTTTTGACTGCACCGTTGATTCCGCTATTTATGGTGTTGGTCGGCGTTGGCGCCGCGGATGCCAACCGGCGTAATTTTCAGGTGTTGGCTCGCTTATCGGGTCATTTTCTAGACCGGCTCCGTGGGCTGGAAACCTTACGGCTGTTTTTTCGCGCCGAGGCTGAAACTGAGGATATTGGCCGTACCACCCAGGCATTCCGGCAGCGCACTATGGAAGTATTACGTTTGGCGTTTCTTTCATCTGGGGTATTAGAATTCTTCACTTCGATCTCGATCGCGGTTACCGCGGTTTATTTTGGTTTTTCCTATTTGGGTGCACTGAATTTCGGTAGCTACGGCACTGGCGTAACGCTATTCGCTGGCTTTCTGGTACTGATCCTAGCGCCGGAATTTTTTCAGCCGTTGCGTGATCTTGGCACCTTTTATCATGCTAAAGCCCAGGCGGTGGGCGCCGCTGAATCGTTAGTATCATTTTTGGAGCAAAACGCAGATAGTCAGGGTGCCGGCTATGAAAAGCCGGCTACGGAACCGATAAGTTTGCTAGCTAATAATTTGTTGGTACTAGCCAATGATGGGAGTAAATTAGCCGGACCGCTGAATTTTACTGTCGCTGCTGGCCAACGAGTCGCCATTGTTGGCGCCAGCGGTGCTGGCAAAAGCTCACTACTCGGTGTTATGCTAGGATTTTTGCCCTATCGAGGCTCGCTGCAAATCAACGGCAAAGAATTAAGATCGTTATCTCTACACAAGTGGCGTGAACGGTTAAGCTGGATCAGTCAAAATCCGTCACTACCGGCATCGACCCTACGCGATAATGTGCTGCTTGGTTACCCGGGAGCAAATGATTGGCAATTGACACAGGCACTGAATGATGCATACGTCTCGGAATTTATTGACAAACTACCAGATGGTATAAATAGCAAAATTGGAGAAGACGCCAGTCGCTTATCCGTGGGCCAGGCGCAGCGTGTCGCCTTGGCGCGCGCACTGATCCGTACCCCGGGACTGCTGTTGCTGGATGAACCAACTGCCAACCTTGACGTAAAAAGCGAACAACTAGTCATGTGCGCGCTGAAAAGCGCCACAATTCGTCAGACAACGCTGTTGGTAACACATCAGCCGCAGACCATCGCGGATTTTGACGTTGTATGGGTGATGTCCGGTGGAATAATAGCGCAACAAGGAAGCTATGTCGACCTGGTCGCGAGCGATGGGCCGTTAGCTAATTTGATTCCTTCTTGTACACAGGAGCTTTAACCATGCGAGCCTTAATGCCCTATCTGAAACTATACCGCTGCTACGGTGGCCAGCTTGTTCTTGGTATTATGCTCACTATAGTAACGTTACTAGCCAGCATCAGTCTCCTAACACTATCGGGTTGGTTTATTACCAGCGCTGCTACGGTTGGTACCGCTGCTGGACTGTATAGTTTTAATTACATGTTGCCAGCCGCCGGCGTGCGCAGCGCGGCAATTACCCGCACTGCCGGACGCTGGGCAGAGCGGGTGGTCAGCCACGATGCTACCTTCCGCATACTGCAGCATTTACGTCTTTATATCTTCCGCAGTATCATGCCCTTGTCTCCTGGCTCTATTGCCCGTTTCCGCCAGGCGGAACTGCTCAATAGCTTGGTAGTAGATGTTGATATGCTAGATCATCTTTATTTGCGGGTTATCGCTCCGCTGGCGGGGGCGGTTGTGGTGACTTTTACAGTGACAACCGGGATCTGTCTGCTTGACCTACGATCTGGCTTGACGCTAGGCGCGGTGCTGTTGGCGATTATATCGCTTTTCCCGCTACTATTTTATCTCATAGGCAAACCAACAGGGGCGGCTTTGACCGCCTTACGCGCCGATTACCGTTTGCTACTCAATACCTGGCTTTCCAGCAATGCCGAACTAACGCTATACGGCGCCGCCGAACATTATCGATATCAGTTAGATGCAATTGAGCAACTATGGCAAGAGCATCAGCGCCGACATAGTAGCTTAGTCGCCAGCGCCCAAAGTATGTTACTGCTACTTGCCGGCCTAACTTTGACACTAGTGCTATGGTTAGCAAATGAGCTTCAACGAAGCTTCATTGCCCTGTTCGTTTTCGCAACGCTCACGGCTTTTGAGGCACTGGGTCCAGTGGTCAGCGCTTTTCAATATCTTGGACAGGTTATCGCTGCTGCCAAAAACCTAAACCTCGTTCTACACCAATCACCAGAAGTATTGTTCCCTACTGCCGGCCCTGCACCCGCGGCGCACGTTGCTCTGAGTGTTATGCGGGTGCGGTTTCAATATCCCGAGCAGGTGGTCCCCGCCATCAATAACCTATCGCTGACGGTTGCCGTCGGTGAGCAGATTGCAATACTCGGCCATACTGGTAGTGGCAAATCAACATTGTTGCAATTATTGACTCGTGCCTGGGATCCTCAGGCTGGAGAAATTACTATCAATGGCGTTCTGCTTCATAAATGGAGCGAACGCGCGCTCCGCGAGATGACCGCCGTGGTGCCGCAGCGGGTGCATATTTTCAGTGCAACACTACGCGCTAATCTTCGACTAGCAGCACAGGATGCTGATGCTAATGCTAACGATGAACAACTGTGCGCAGTGATGCAACAGTTAGGCCTGGATACGCTACTGATGGGCGACGGATTAAACACCTGGCTAGGAGAGGGCGGAAGAGCACTGTCCGGTGGTGAACAACGCCGCATTGGTATTGCTCGTGCGTTGTTACATTCCGCACCGTTGTTACTACTCGACGAAACTAATGAGGGGCTAGATTTGTTCACAGCACAGCAAATCAGGCATTTGTTAACAACACGTGGCAAAGAGAGAACAGTGATTATCGTCACTCACCACTTGCTGGGATTAGAACATTTCGATCGTATTTATATTATAGATCGCGGTACTGTAATTGAACAGGGTAGCCATCAGTCGTTGATGGAGCAGCGTGGACGATATTATCAATATCATCAGATAGTACACTAACTACTAGACCAGTTATTCTGCTTACCATAGCATCACTACTATGTTAGTATCTAAGTTCAGCTTTGTTCAGCATCCTTCTTACTTCTGTAATTTGGAATAAGTAGTCGTAGTAAATGAGATAATATGATTCGACCGTATGAGATTATCTTGCCAGTCAAAACAATAGCAATTATAATTTAGATGATTAAGATTAAGAGGATTAAATGGCCAAAGAAGACAATATTGAAATGCAAGGTAGTGTACTAGAAACGCTGCCTAATACCATGTTTCGTGTAAAATTGGAAAACGGACATGTGGTAACAGCACATATATCCGGTAAAATGCGTAAGAACTATATCCGTATCCTGACAGGCGACAAAGTTACCGTTGAGTTAACGCCTTATGATCTGAGCAAAGGCCGCATTGTCTTCCGTAGCCGCTGAGTTAATGGCCCACCGGCCCGCGAGAGCGATAATAACGACCGCTAGTGCTCTCAAGCATAAGCAGCGGTAACAATAGTTACCAACTATGGTAACGATCAACAGAACAGTGACAACGATTAACCACGTCACCACTTCCCGCCCCATCGGGCTTTTTCTTCTGGCGCGTTGTCGATCTGATCAAAGGCACACGCGTTTCCGCCTTAAGCCTTGGCCAGAACGGTGGTCTTGTCCCTCTAAGACACAACTCTACGAGTTTCGATAATAGCCTGAGCAACGTTGTTAGGTGCTTCATTATACTTAAGAAACTCCATAGAGTAAGAAGCACGTCCCTGCGTCTGTGAACGCAGATCAGTAGCATAACCGAACATTTCCGATAAAGGTACCTGCGCATGGATGGTGTTACCGTGTGTGATGTTTTCCATTCCATCAATAATGCCACGCCGACGGTTCAAGTCACCAATTACGTCACCCATGTATTCTTCTGGTGTTTCCACTTCAACCTTCATGATTGGTTCCAGCAGAACTGGTTTTGCTTTCAAGAAGCCTTCTTTAAAAGCTATGGAACCGGCAATTTTGAACGCCATTTCCGAAGAGTCTACTTCGTGGTAAGAACCATCGAAGACGGTAACGCGGACGTTTACGATCGGATAACCAGCTAGCACACCGCTCTTAAGCTGTTCCTGAACGCCTTTATCAACCGCTGGAATGTATTCTTTCGGCACCACACCGCCGATAATTTCGTTCATAAATTCATATAATTTACCACTCGGATCCATTGGTTCAAGACGGAGCCATACATGACCGAACTGCCCCCTACCACCAGATTGCCGAATAAATTTACCTTCCTGTTCGACGGTGGCGCGTATCGTTTCGCGGTATGCAACCTGCGGTTTACCGACGTTGGCTGCCACATTGAATTCTCTACGCATACGGTCGACTAGAATTTCCAGGTGTAGCTCACCCATACCTGCGATAATAGTCTGACCTGACTCTTCATCGATCCGCACTCGGAAAGAAGGATCTTCCTGCGCTAGACGTCCTAGAGCCAAGCCCATTTTTTCTTGATCAGCCTTAGTTTTCGGTTCCACTGCTACGGAGATAACCGGTTCTGGAAAGTCCATGCGCTCAAGTATAATAGGCGCCGACGGATCGCACAGGGTATCACCGGTCGTAACGTCTTTCAGTCCAATGGCTGCCGCTATATCACCAGCGCGCACTTCTTTGATTTCTTCCCGTTTATTGGCGTGCATCTGTACGATACGGCCGAAACGTTCGCGCTTATCCTTCACCGAGTTAAACACAGTATCACCGGAGTTAACTATGCCGGAGTAGACGCGGAAAAAGGTCAGGTTGCCGACGAAAGGATCGCTGGCGATTTTGAACGCCAGCGCTGAGAACGGCTCATCATCTTTGGAGTAACGCTCCGCATGGGTTTCACCATCGTCAAGTACGCCGTTGATGGCTGCAATGTCGGTTGGTGACGGCAGATATTCTATGATCGCATCCAGCATCGCTTGCACGCCCTTGTTTTTGAACGCAGAACCACAGGTAACGAGCATAATTTCGTTGTTCAAAACTCGCTGGCGCAGACCTTTCTTCAGCTCTTCTTCTGTCAGCTGTTCGCCGTTCAGGTATTTTGCCATAAGCTCTTCAGACGCTTCAACCGCTGATTCCACTAGGTACTGGTGCCATTTGTTAGACAGTTCATTCAAATCAGCAGGTATGTCTTCATAAGTGAAGGTGACGCCCTGGTCCGCTTCACTCCAGTTGATTGCTTTCATTTTAACTAGGTCTACGATGCCGGTGAATTTTTCTTCTGCACCAATAGCCAGTTGAATCGGAACTGGGTTAGCGGCCAGACGGGTTCTCAGCTGTTCAACTACTCTAAGGTAATTGGCACCCATGCGGTCCATTTTATTAACGAAAGCAATACGCGGCACTTTATATTTGTTTGCCTGACGCCATACAGTTTCAGACTGCGGCTGAACGCCACCTACAGCACAATAAACCATGACAGTACCATCTAGTACGCGCATGGAACGTTCTACTTCTATTGTGAAGTCAACGTGTCCTGGAGTATCGATGATATTGATGCGGTGCGAATCAAACTGTTTTGCCATGCCGGACCAGAAACAGGTGGTAGCTGCCGACGTGATAGTGATACCACGCTCCTGCTCCTGTGCCATCCAGTCCATGGTTGCTGCGCCATTATGAACTTCACCGATCTTGTGATTTACACCAGTATAGAACAAAATACGTTCAGTAGTAGTGGTTTTACCTGCGTCGATGTGAGCACTGATACCGATATTACGATAGCGTGCAATGGGGGTCATACGAGCCATGTGAATCCTCGATTTAGGTCGTTCATTCCGAATTAAACCGGCAGTAACAGTGTATTTTATTAGCGTATGCTTGGTGAGCAGCGACTAAGTTTGCCAGATTACCAGCGGTAATGCGCAAACGCCTTGTTAGCATCTGCCATACGGTGAACTTCTTCACGTTTCTTAACCGCATTACCTTTGTTTTCTGTTGCATCGTAAAGTTCGTTCACTAAACGTAGAACCATAGATTGATCACTACGTTTACGAGCAGCTTCAATGATCCAACGCATGGCTAGGGCATTGCGCCGTACCGGACGAACTTCTACTGGTACCTGATAAGTAGAACCACCGACACGTCTAGATTTTACTTCGACAGTAGGACGTACGTTGGCCAATGCAACTTCAAAAACTTCCAGATAGTCTTTACCAGAACGCTGAGCCAATTTATCC is a genomic window of Candidatus Moranella endobia PCIT containing:
- the nrdA gene encoding class 1a ribonucleoside-diphosphate reductase subunit alpha gives rise to the protein MNQSMLVTKRDGSQETINLNKIHRVIDLAAEGLENISVSQVMLRSHIQLYDGIKTADIHDTIIKAAADMISQQAPDYQYLAARLAVFHLRKKAYGRFEPPKLYDHVSRLVAMNKYDKHLLMDYSTCEFDQMEGFIDHWRDMTFSYAAVKQLEGKYLAQNRVTGEIYESAQFLYVLVAACLFSSYPRTTRLDYVKRFYDAISTFKISLPTPIMSGVRTPTRQFSSCVLIECGDSLDSINATASAIVKYVSQRAGIGINTGRIRALGSPIRGGEAFHTGCIPFYQHFQTAVKSCSQGGVRGGAATSFYPIWHLEIESLLVLKNNRGIEANRVRHMDYCVQLHKLMYQRLVNGEDITLFSPSDVPGLYEAFFADQDEFERLYTLYEQDISIRHRRVKAVELFSLIMQERASTGRIYVQNVDHCNTHSPFDAVVAPIRQSNLCLEIALPTKPLADVNDDSGEIALCTLSAFNLGAIDSLNDLHDLATLAVRALDALLDYQKYLVPAAKRSALGRRTLGVGVINFAYYLAKNGVRYSDGSANNLTHRTFEAMQYYLLKASNDLARERGACPLFNETTYAQGILPVDTYKKDLDSIVSEPLYYDWEALRENIKQHGLRNSTLSALMPSETSSQISNATNGIEPPRGLVSIKASKDGILRQVVPESIRLQEAYELLWEMSSNEGYLHLVGVMQKFVDQAISANTNYDPSRFPAGKVPMKQLLQDLLTAYKFGVKTLYYHNTRDGAEDAQEDMQSTQQENCENGACKL
- the gyrA gene encoding DNA topoisomerase (ATP-hydrolyzing) subunit A, whose product is MSNLAKEITPVNIEEELKRSYLDYAMSVIVGRALPNVRDGLKPVHRRVLFAMNVLGNDWNKSYKKSARVVGDVIGKYHPHGDMAVYDTIVRMAQPFSLRYPLVDGQGNFGSVDGDSAAAMRYTEVRMSKIAHELLVDLDKDTVDYVPNYDGTEQIPDVLPTRIPNLLVNGSTGIAVGMATSIPPHNLSEVIDGCLAYIADENISVEGLMSHITGPDFPTAASINGRRGIEDAYRTGRGKIYIRARAEVATETKTGREIIIVYEIPYQVNKANLIEKISELIKEKRVEGISGLRDESDQDGMRIVIEIKRDTVGEVVLNKLYSMTPLQVSFGINMVALHHGKPKILSLKDILSAFVRHRREVVTRRTIFELRKARERAHILEAIAVALVNLDSMIDLIRQATTPAAAKTNLVARSWELFTVADMLKSTVDTARPEWLEPKYGIYNGQYYLTEQQAQAILDLRLQKLTGLEYAKLLDEYNLLLTKIAELILILQHSDRLMEVISKELIALKEQYNDTRRTKIIANNSDIKIEDLISQEDMVVTLSHHGYVKSQPITEYKAQRRGGKGKSAASIKKGDFIDRLLIANTHETILLFSNRGRMYWLKVYQLPEARRSARGRPIVNLLPLESNERITAILPVREYQYGYHIFMATANGTVKKTSVINFRRQRSTGITAINLNHGDELIGVDLTNGNDDVMLFSTHGKVVRFPETQVRSMGRTATGVLGINLAEDDRVVSLIVPRSSKGTILTVTQHGYGKRTVPAEYPTKSRATQGVISIKVSKRNGEVVGAVQVEDYDQIMMITNTGNLVRMRVSEVKIVGRNTNGVTLIRTAQNENVVGLQRIADILEDTALDSVVSSQNALLDYELTEAAYNSTMAEGLCGDYDVEG
- the trxB gene encoding thioredoxin-disulfide reductase codes for the protein MSTVKYSKLIILGSGPAGYTAALYAARANLNPVLITGMEQGGQLTTTTTVENWPGDPEGLTGTLLMERMYAHAKKFNTEIIVDHITQVALQNRPFSLVGDSGEYTCDALIIATGASARYLGLPSEETYKGKGVSACATCDGFFYCNQKVAVVGGGNTAVEEALYLANIAKEVHVIHRRDTFRSEKILIERLMDKVNNGNIFLHTNCTLEEVLGDDIGVTGVRLKDVLSNACEELAVNGVFIAIGHRPNTAIFGSQLALQNGYLLVQSGINGNATSTSIPGVFAAGDVMDHHYRQAITSSGTGCMAALDAERYLDGLA